AGAGACATTGACAGAAACAAACTCCAGGAGTTTTTAGCTTCAAAAGATGTCCCTGCTATGATATATTATCCGGTACCTTTGCATATGCAAAAAGCATATCTTGACCCTCGCTACAAAGAAGGAGATTTCCCAGCAACAGAAATGCTTTGTAAATCCGTGATATCGCTCCCTATGCACACTCATCTTGACGAAGAACAGTTAGCATATATTGCCTCTTCGGTTCTCGAATATTTCAAATAACAGCGAAACATTATGAAAAAGGATTTTTTTGCACACGAAACATCGGTAATTGATGAGGGTTGCCAGATAGGCAAAGGAACAAAAATATGGCATTTTTCTCATATTATGTCTGATTGTCAAATAGGCGAAAATTGCAATATAGGACAAAATGTCGTTGTGTCTCCGAATGTGAAACTTGGGCACAATGTTAAAGTTCAGAATAATGTTTCTATTTATACCGGGGTTATTTGTGAAGATGATGTCTTTTTGGGCCCGTCAATGGTTTTTACCAACATTGTTAATCCCCGAAGTGCAATAATTAGAAAAGAACAATATGTAGGCACTATCGTAAAAAAAGGAGCATCCATTGGCGCCAATGCGACTATTGTTTGTGGGCATAATATCGGGGAATATGCATTTGTGGGCGCAGGATCAGTTGTTACAAAAGAAATTCCCGCATATGCGTTAGTTGTTGGGAATCCTGCCAGGCAAATTGGCTGGATTAGTGAATATGGTCATCGCCTGAATTTTGATGAAAAGGGGATTGCTATCTGTCCTGAAAGTAATGATAAATATCAATTTAAAGATGGAGTGGTTACCAAAATCAAATAAATGAAAAGACTGCTTTTTATTGGACTCATGTCCGCATTTACAATATTTTTTGCAGGATGTAATAAATCCGGTTGCGATGATTGTGTTCAGCAAAAACATCAATTTTGTATTGCACTTTATGAAACAAATTGTAACAGCGCTTTTTTAACTACATATATTGATAACCTTATAAAAGCCTGTGGTACAGATGAAGCAAATAATTATATTTCAGTAACAACGCAACAATGCACACAGGGTACACTGGATTGCCCCGATGAATGTGAATAAATCATGATGGAACAAAAAAATAATACAGAAAAAATTAAATTTGCCGTTGTTGGCTGCGGGCATATCGGAAAACGCCATGCCGAAATGATATGCCGCAATGAAGAAGCTGAATTAATGGCATTATGTGACATAAAGCCAAAAGAAGAATTGGGCATAGAACAATTTCATGTGCCTTTTTTCAATAATATTGATGATTTGCTGGCATCAGAATTAAACATTGATGTTGTGAATGTTTGCACACCCAATGGAATGCATGTTGAGCATTCAATAAAAGCTTTAGATGCCCTAAAACACGTTGTATGTGAAAAACCAATGGGCTTAACAAAAGCATCCGTTGAGAAGGTTATTTATAAATCCCTGCAAGTTTCCAGACAATTATTTCTGGTAATGCAAAACCGCTATTCCCCGCCTTCCTTATGGATAAAAGAAGTTATTGATAAAAAATACTTAGGGGACATTTTTCATGTACAATTAAATTGTTACTGGAATCGTGATGAAAGTTATTATAAAAAGGGCGGATGGAAGGGCACCAAAGACCTTGATGGCGGCACACTTTTCACGCAATTTTCTCACTTTATAGATATTATGTTCTGGCTCTTTGGAGACATTACCGACATTCAGGGCATATTTGCCGACAATAATCACAAACATCTTACTGATTTCGAAGATAGTGGGATCGTAAGTTTCAGGTTTTTAAACGGGGGATTTGGATGTATTAACTATTCAACTTCTGTTTGGAATACCAATCTTGAAAGCAGCATCACTATCATCGGCAGCAAAGGAAGTATCAAAATTGGCGGGCAATATATGAACGAAGTTGAATACTGCCACATAGAAAACTACACCTTGCCAAAACTTGACCCCGCGAATCCCGCCAATGATTATGGTACATACAAAGGTTCCGCAGCAAATCATCACTACGTTATTGAAAATGTTGTTGACACACTAAAAGGAAAAACTACTATTACAACAAATGCCCTTGAGGGATTAAAAATTGTTGAAATTATTGAACGCATTTACGCTGTCCGGGATAAAAAATTCAAAAAATAATATCTGTTTTAAACATTTTATAATGAATACTTACGAACAACTTATAGCAAAAAAAACAAAGCTATCCGTAATTGGCCTTGGATATGTTGGACTACCAATTGCCTTGGAATTTGCAAAACAAATTCAGGTTATTGGTTTTGATATCAAAGAAGACCGCGTTGAAAAGATGAAAAATAAAATTGACCCAAGTGAAGAGCTCCCTGATTCGGCTTTTGAAAATTGTGATATTATTTTTACATCAAACACAGAAGACCTGAAAAATGCCTCATTTCATATTGTTGCAGTGCCTACGCCGATTGATAATCATAATTTACCAGATTTACATCCTTTGCTTTCAGCTACCCGTACAGTTGGAAAAGTGCTTAAAAAGGGGGATTATGTCGTTTACGAATCAACGGTCTATCCCGGTTGTACTGAGGAAGATTGCATTCCTATATTGGAAGAGTTATCTGGTTTGAAATTTATTAAAGATTTTAAGGTGGGATTTTCTCCCGAGCGAATTAATCCGGGAGACAAAGACCACACTATAACAACCATTACGAAAGTTGTTTCCGGTTGCGATGAGGAATCTTTGGAAATTATTGCAAAAGTTTATGAATTAGTTGTAAAAGTAGGTGTTCACAGGGCATCGAGCATCAAAGTTGCTGAATCGGCAAAGATTATTGAAAATACTCAGCGGGATGTAAATATTGCATTAATGAATGAGCTTTCAATTATATTTAACCGCATGGGAATCAATACCTTTGAAGTACTGGAAGCAGCAGGGACCAAATGGAATTTTTTAAAATTTTTTCCAGGCCTTGTCGGGGGGCATTGTATTGGTGTTGACCCCTATTACCTGACATATAAAGCAAAAGAATACCGATATCATGCACAGATAATAAATTCAGGACGCTTTGTGAACGACTCCATGGGTTTTTATATTGCAAAACAAACTGTCAAGAAAATTATTGCCACAGGAAAAAATGTTTTGAATTCCAGAGTACTTGTGATGGGTGTTTCATTTAAGGAAAATGTTAGTGATATTAGAAATTCAAGAGTAGCAGATGTGGTGAGCGAATTAAAAACCTATGGATTAATCGTTGATGTCGTAGACCCTTTTGCTGACGCCAAAGAAGTAGAAGAAGAATATGGTTTCGGTTTAATAAAAGAACCTGCCGGAAAATATGATGCTATTATTGTCGCTGTCTCTCACAATCAATATACAGGGCTTAAAGAAGAATTCTTTAAAAATTTTTCAGCAAATAAATGTATTTTAGTTGATATTAAAGGGGTGTATCGTGGTAAAATTAAAGAACTTACTTACTGGAGTCTTTAATGAAAATTCTTGTAACAGGGGGAACCGGGTATATAGGGGCACATACAGTTGTTGAATTACAACGGGATGGATACGATGTTTGCATTATTGATAATTTATCCAACTCTTCTGTGGAAGTTGTTCAATCAATATATAAAATAACCAACAAGCTTCCAATATTTGAAAAAATAGAAATGTGCGCAAAGCCCCAGCTTGATAATTTTTTTGAAAGGCATCAGGATATTGAGGGGGTTATACATTTTGCCGCTTTTAAAGCTGTCGGTGAATCTGTAATGCTTCCAATAAAATATTATCACAATAATTTATTTTCGCTGATTAACCTGCTTGAATGCATGCATAAGAATAAAATCAATACACTGGTTTTTTCTTCATCATGTACTGTTTATGGACAGCCCGAAAATCTTCCCGTCAAAGAAACATCTCCTGTTTTGCCCCCTATGTCCCCTTACGGAGATACGAAACAAATATCAGAAAGAATTATTACTGAACAATCAAGGGTTTCGGATTTGAAAACCGTTTTGCTGAGATATTTTAATCCTATCGGCGCACATGAATCGGCATTAATTGGAGAATTGCCAATTGGAACCCCAAATAATTTAGTACCATATATTACTCAAACGGCTATTGGTAAACGTGAATATTTAAGCGTTTTCGGTAACGATTATGATACCCCCGACGGTACTTGTATACGCGACTATATCTATGTTGCTGATTTGGCAAAGGCTCATGTTAAAGCGATGAAACGCCTGCTTAAGAAAGAAAAAAGTTCTGACACAGAAATTTTCAACTTAGGAACAGGTAGGGGAATTTCTGTGCTGGAAGTTATAGAATCTTTCGAACGTGTGTCGGGGCAAAAACTAAATTATAAAATTGTTGGCCGCCGCCCGGGGGATATTACAAAAATCTGGGCTGATTGCACATTGGCTAATAATGTACTTGGCTGGAAAGCTGAAAAAACCCTTGATGAAATGATGTTATCCGCATGGAACTGGGAAAAACAAATGGCAAAAAAAATTTAATAATACCACAATGTTTAATAAAACTATATTAATTACAGGTGGAGCGGGATTCATTGGTTCTCATGTTGTACGCTTGTTTGTTAAAAAATACTCTGATTACCGTATTGTAAACTTCGACAAACTAACATATGCCGGAAATCTTGAAAACCTGAAAGACATTGAAAACGAAAAAAACTATCTTTTTATTAAGGGCGACATAACAGATACAACATCTGTTTCCAATCTTCTCAAGCAATATGATTTTAATGTAATAATACACCTTGCTGCGGAATCACATGTTGACCGCTCCATTACCAACCCTTTGGAATTTATAACTACAAATATTTTTGGTACTGCTACTTTGTTAAATGCTGCAAGAGAACTATGGAAAGATAATGAAGCCGGGAAACTTTTTTACCATATTTCAACAGACGAAGTTTACGGTTCTTTAAGCAAGGAGGGTTTTTTTACCGAAAATACCGCTTATAGTCCGCGCAGCCCTTACTCTGCCTCCAAAGCAAGTTCTGACCATTTGGTGCGCGCATATCATCATACTTATGGGTTGCCTGTCATTATTTCAAATTGCTCGAACAATTACGGCCCCAATCAATTTCCCGAAAAGCTTATCCCTTTAATGATAAACAACATCATTAACAACAAACCTCTTCCTGTATATGGTAGTGGCGAAAACGTAAGAGACTGGCTTTATGTAGAAGATCATGCCCGCGCTATTGATACGGTATTTTGCAAAGGAAAGATTGGAGAAACATATAATATAGGAGGAAATAATGAGTGGACTAACATTAATCTTGTCCATTTACTTTGCAGTGTTATGGATAAAAAACTTGGCCGGGAAGAAGGTAGTTCGGCAAAATTAATAACCTATGTAAAAGACCGTGCCGGGCATGACTTGCGTTACGCAATTGATTCAACAAAAATATCAAATGAATTAGGGTGGAAACCTTCATTGAATTTTGAAGACGGCCTAAAAAAAACAGTTGAATGGTACCTAAATAACGAGTCCTGGTTAAAAAATATCACGAGCGGAGCATATCAGAAATATTACGAGGAACAATATTCAAACAGATAATTATGTACAGCAAAGCCTTTCATGATGAGGATTTAACAAAGTTTACTTTTCTTATAACCGGAGGAGCGGGGTTTATAGGCTCGAACATAGTTGAATATCTCATAAAATATAATGCCGGGAAAATAATTATTTTGGATAATTTATCCACCGGATTTTTTCACAATATTGAACCTTTTATTTCACACGGCAATGTTAAGTTTATTGAAGGGGATATTTGTAATCCGGAACAATGCATGACAGCTACAAAAGACGTTGATTTTGTTTTACATCAGGCAGCTCTGGGCTCTGTTCCACGTTCCATACAAGACCCTCAGGCAACCAATCTTTCTAATGTTGGCGGGTTCCTGAATATTCTCGTAGCATCAAAACAAAATAAAGTTAAGCGGATTGTTTATGCCAGTTCATCTTCGGTTTATGGAGACAGTGCAGAACTACCTAAAAAAGAAATAAACATCGGCAACCCTTTATCTCCTTATGCTGTTTCAAAACTTGCGAATGAGTTATATGCCAAAGCTTTTACAAATTGTTACAATATGGATATGGTCGGCCTGCGTTATTTTAATGTTTTTGGCCCCAGGCAAAGCCCACAAGGAGCATATGCAGCAGCCATACCTTTGTTTATTCATGCATTAATTACCGGTAAAAGCCCTTTTATTAACGGGGACGGGGAACAAACCCGGGATTTTACCTTTGTGGAAAATGCCGTTCAGGCAAACATAAGAGCAGCTTTTGCTAAGAACCGTGAAGCGCGAGGAAATGTTTTCAATGTTGCTTGTGGCAGTAAAACATCTGTTAATGAACTTTTTTTTCTATTAAAAAAAATATCTCAAACTACTATTGACCCATCATACCGTGCTGAGCGCCACGGTGATGTCCGATATTCTCTTGCCGACATTTCAAATGCCATAAAAATTCTTGGATACTCGCCCGACATTAAAATTAAAGATGGACTTGAAATAACTTTTAAATGGTTTAAACAAAACTTTCAGATGCTTTATGGAAATTTCTGATTTTTTTTCCAAAAAAAAAACACCAGCAGTTTCTTACGAAAGCTATTACAGTATAGATATTCATTCGCATATCATTCCCGGTATTGATGACGGAGCTCAAACGATTGAAGAATCACTCGAAATAATTGCCTTTTTCCAAAGCATAGGAATTAAAAAAATAATCACCACGCCTCATATTTCCGGGTCTTACCCAAATACAAATGATATCATACTTTCCTGCTATTCTCAACTTAAAAATAAGTTAATAGAAATCAACCCGGATATTGATTTACATGTTGCTGCAGAATATATGGTCGACGAAAGTTTTACCAACATTATTAAGCAGAAGAAATTATTATGTTTCGGGAAAAATTTTATTTTAATTGAATTTCCATATTTTAGTACACATCCTGATATTCACAATGTGATTTTCTCATTGCAGAGTGATGGATTTTCAATAATTATTGCTCACCCTGAACGCTATGTGTTTTGGGGAGACACGTTGAATACATTTAAAAAGCTTAAAGAACGTGGAGTGTTTTTTCAAATGAACCTTCTATCCCTGACTTCAATATATTCCGAAGAAATACAAAAAAATGCCCATTGGCTTATTAAAAACCAGTTGATTGATTTTGTCGGCTCTGATATTCATCACATCAGCGCTGCACCCTATATTAAAAATGTTTTAAAAGAAAAACTTTTCTTTAAAATGATAGAAACAAATCAGATAAAAAATAACGCTTTGTTGACTTAAATATTCACTTCTTCAATTATAACAGAAGGTTCAATTTTCTTTATTAACCCCTGTAAAACAGTTCCTGGTCCTAATTCTGTATAAACAGTACAACCACCTGCAACCATATTTTTAACAGTCTGTGTCCACAAAACAGGAGATGTTAATTGAGCATTTAAATTAGATTTAATAATATCTGGATCTGTTGATGGTTTGGCGTCGACATTTTGATATATGGGACAAAGTGGTTTGCTGAATAATGTGTTTTCAATAGCATATGCTAATTTTTCTCTGGCAGGTTCCATCAATGGAGAATGAAAAGCTCCGCCAACACTCAGAGGCAATGCTCTTCGTGCGCCGGCAGCCTTTATCAGTTCGCATGCTTTATTGACACCGCTTACAGTTCCGGAAATAACAATTTGCCCGGGGCTGTTATAATTTGCGGCGACAACAACATCATCAATATCATCAAGTATTTCTTTCACTTTATCATCAGCAATGCCTATGATTGCAGCCATAGTGGATGGGGTTATTTCGCAAGCTTCCTGCATAGCTTCGGCGCGTTTTGACACCAGTAGCAAACCATCTTCGAATGACAAAGCTTGAGAAGCCACCAACGCAGAAAACTCGCCTAAAGAGTGGCCTGCAACCATATCCGGGATAAAATTTTCTCCCATCACTTTGGCCAGAATTACTGAATGAAGAAAAATCGCAGGTTGTGTTACTTTTGTTTGTCTTAAGTCTTCTTCCGTTCCGCTAAACATTAAATCTGTGATACGAAAATTCAATATTTCATTTGCTTGTTCAAATAATTCTTTTCCTGTCTCAAAATTTTCGTACAGTTGCCTACCCATACCTACAAATTGAGCTCCCTGCCCAGGGAAAACATATGCTTTCATAAAATAACTTTATTGGTAAAAACTATTTTCTGCCTCCAAATAAACGAAGCAAAAACAAAAAAAGGTTAATAAAATCCAGATATAATGTAAGTGCCCCCATAATGGTCATTTTTGTTGCAACAGTGCTACCGTTGTCAATACTCATTCCAATACGTTTCAGCTTTTGAACATCATAGGCAGTAAGGCCAGTAAATATTAGTACTCCAATAACACTTATAACATAACTCATTGTTTCACTTTTCAGAAAAAAATTCACCAGCATGGCAATAATAATTCCTATAACGCCCATCATCAAAATGGAACCAAATTTTGTCAGGTCTGTTTTTGTCACATATCCTGTTGCTGCCATCACTCCAAACATGCCTGCAGTAATCGCAAAAGTAATTCCTATTGTACTTATTTCATAAATCAGAAAAATAAAGCTGAAGCTCATGCCCATCAATACCGAATAAACTATAAACAACAGCATCATCAGGGGTGCGGAAAGTTTCTGAAAACCAAATGACATTAATAAAACAAAACCTAGGGGTGCCAGCATAACTATCCATCCCAACATCGACAATCCTCCCTCTGGTTTAATCAAAGTTTGCATTAAGGAGGGGTTTGCAACCC
The Bacteroidales bacterium genome window above contains:
- the rfbB gene encoding dTDP-glucose 4,6-dehydratase, encoding MFNKTILITGGAGFIGSHVVRLFVKKYSDYRIVNFDKLTYAGNLENLKDIENEKNYLFIKGDITDTTSVSNLLKQYDFNVIIHLAAESHVDRSITNPLEFITTNIFGTATLLNAARELWKDNEAGKLFYHISTDEVYGSLSKEGFFTENTAYSPRSPYSASKASSDHLVRAYHHTYGLPVIISNCSNNYGPNQFPEKLIPLMINNIINNKPLPVYGSGENVRDWLYVEDHARAIDTVFCKGKIGETYNIGGNNEWTNINLVHLLCSVMDKKLGREEGSSAKLITYVKDRAGHDLRYAIDSTKISNELGWKPSLNFEDGLKKTVEWYLNNESWLKNITSGAYQKYYEEQYSNR
- a CDS encoding Bax inhibitor-1/YccA family protein translates to MNYNEEKYHLSTSEINQTTSLSRTFMARVFSWMFLALTVTAVTAFIWVANPSLMQTLIKPEGGLSMLGWIVMLAPLGFVLLMSFGFQKLSAPLMMLLFIVYSVLMGMSFSFIFLIYEISTIGITFAITAGMFGVMAATGYVTKTDLTKFGSILMMGVIGIIIAMLVNFFLKSETMSYVISVIGVLIFTGLTAYDVQKLKRIGMSIDNGSTVATKMTIMGALTLYLDFINLFLFLLRLFGGRK
- the fabD gene encoding ACP S-malonyltransferase — encoded protein: MKAYVFPGQGAQFVGMGRQLYENFETGKELFEQANEILNFRITDLMFSGTEEDLRQTKVTQPAIFLHSVILAKVMGENFIPDMVAGHSLGEFSALVASQALSFEDGLLLVSKRAEAMQEACEITPSTMAAIIGIADDKVKEILDDIDDVVVAANYNSPGQIVISGTVSGVNKACELIKAAGARRALPLSVGGAFHSPLMEPAREKLAYAIENTLFSKPLCPIYQNVDAKPSTDPDIIKSNLNAQLTSPVLWTQTVKNMVAGGCTVYTELGPGTVLQGLIKKIEPSVIIEEVNI
- a CDS encoding capsular biosynthesis protein → MEISDFFSKKKTPAVSYESYYSIDIHSHIIPGIDDGAQTIEESLEIIAFFQSIGIKKIITTPHISGSYPNTNDIILSCYSQLKNKLIEINPDIDLHVAAEYMVDESFTNIIKQKKLLCFGKNFILIEFPYFSTHPDIHNVIFSLQSDGFSIIIAHPERYVFWGDTLNTFKKLKERGVFFQMNLLSLTSIYSEEIQKNAHWLIKNQLIDFVGSDIHHISAAPYIKNVLKEKLFFKMIETNQIKNNALLT
- a CDS encoding N-acetyltransferase — translated: MKKDFFAHETSVIDEGCQIGKGTKIWHFSHIMSDCQIGENCNIGQNVVVSPNVKLGHNVKVQNNVSIYTGVICEDDVFLGPSMVFTNIVNPRSAIIRKEQYVGTIVKKGASIGANATIVCGHNIGEYAFVGAGSVVTKEIPAYALVVGNPARQIGWISEYGHRLNFDEKGIAICPESNDKYQFKDGVVTKIK
- the galE gene encoding UDP-glucose 4-epimerase GalE; translated protein: MKILVTGGTGYIGAHTVVELQRDGYDVCIIDNLSNSSVEVVQSIYKITNKLPIFEKIEMCAKPQLDNFFERHQDIEGVIHFAAFKAVGESVMLPIKYYHNNLFSLINLLECMHKNKINTLVFSSSCTVYGQPENLPVKETSPVLPPMSPYGDTKQISERIITEQSRVSDLKTVLLRYFNPIGAHESALIGELPIGTPNNLVPYITQTAIGKREYLSVFGNDYDTPDGTCIRDYIYVADLAKAHVKAMKRLLKKEKSSDTEIFNLGTGRGISVLEVIESFERVSGQKLNYKIVGRRPGDITKIWADCTLANNVLGWKAEKTLDEMMLSAWNWEKQMAKKI
- a CDS encoding nucleotide sugar dehydrogenase, with the translated sequence MNTYEQLIAKKTKLSVIGLGYVGLPIALEFAKQIQVIGFDIKEDRVEKMKNKIDPSEELPDSAFENCDIIFTSNTEDLKNASFHIVAVPTPIDNHNLPDLHPLLSATRTVGKVLKKGDYVVYESTVYPGCTEEDCIPILEELSGLKFIKDFKVGFSPERINPGDKDHTITTITKVVSGCDEESLEIIAKVYELVVKVGVHRASSIKVAESAKIIENTQRDVNIALMNELSIIFNRMGINTFEVLEAAGTKWNFLKFFPGLVGGHCIGVDPYYLTYKAKEYRYHAQIINSGRFVNDSMGFYIAKQTVKKIIATGKNVLNSRVLVMGVSFKENVSDIRNSRVADVVSELKTYGLIVDVVDPFADAKEVEEEYGFGLIKEPAGKYDAIIVAVSHNQYTGLKEEFFKNFSANKCILVDIKGVYRGKIKELTYWSL
- a CDS encoding SDR family oxidoreductase, with product MYSKAFHDEDLTKFTFLITGGAGFIGSNIVEYLIKYNAGKIIILDNLSTGFFHNIEPFISHGNVKFIEGDICNPEQCMTATKDVDFVLHQAALGSVPRSIQDPQATNLSNVGGFLNILVASKQNKVKRIVYASSSSVYGDSAELPKKEINIGNPLSPYAVSKLANELYAKAFTNCYNMDMVGLRYFNVFGPRQSPQGAYAAAIPLFIHALITGKSPFINGDGEQTRDFTFVENAVQANIRAAFAKNREARGNVFNVACGSKTSVNELFFLLKKISQTTIDPSYRAERHGDVRYSLADISNAIKILGYSPDIKIKDGLEITFKWFKQNFQMLYGNF
- a CDS encoding Gfo/Idh/MocA family oxidoreductase, whose product is MMEQKNNTEKIKFAVVGCGHIGKRHAEMICRNEEAELMALCDIKPKEELGIEQFHVPFFNNIDDLLASELNIDVVNVCTPNGMHVEHSIKALDALKHVVCEKPMGLTKASVEKVIYKSLQVSRQLFLVMQNRYSPPSLWIKEVIDKKYLGDIFHVQLNCYWNRDESYYKKGGWKGTKDLDGGTLFTQFSHFIDIMFWLFGDITDIQGIFADNNHKHLTDFEDSGIVSFRFLNGGFGCINYSTSVWNTNLESSITIIGSKGSIKIGGQYMNEVEYCHIENYTLPKLDPANPANDYGTYKGSAANHHYVIENVVDTLKGKTTITTNALEGLKIVEIIERIYAVRDKKFKK